One Corynebacterium matruchotii genomic window, CGAATAGCAGTCTCGCGGCCCGAACCTGGGCCTTTAACGAATACTTCCACAGACTTCATGCCATGATCCATTGCCTTGCGGGCGGCGTTTTCGGCGGCCAGCTGGGCGGCGAACGGCGTGGACTTCCGGGAACCCTTGAAGCCAACATGGCCGGAGGATGCCCAAGAGATCACAGCACCGTGCGGATCGGTGATCGACACGATGGTGTTATTGAAGGTGGATTTGATATATGCGTGACCAGCGGCCACGTTCTTCTTGACAACGCGACGGCCAGTGCGGCGGGCGTTAGAGCGTGCTTTTGGAGGCATGAATTACTTCTTCTTTCCGGCGATGGTCTTCTTCGGACCCTTACGCGTACGAGCGTTGGTCTTGGTGCGCTGGCCCCGAACGGGCAGGCCGCGCCGGTGGCGCAGACCCTGGTAGCAGCCGATTTCAATCTTGCGACGAATATCGGCCTGCACCTGGCGGCGAAGGTCACCCTCTACCTTCCAGGTTGCTTCGATCACGTCACGCAGCGAGGCGATTTGCTCGTCGGTGAGGTTATCGGTGCGCAGATCCGGAGAAATGCCGGTCTCCTTGAGCAGTTGTTTGGATCGGGCTGGGCCGATGCCATAAATGTATGTGAGTGCAACCTCCATGCGCTTATTGCGTGGGAGGTCTACACCAGCAAGACGTGCCATAAGGCGGTACCTTTCCGGTTGTTACAGTGGTTTTCTCCATGCCC contains:
- the rpsK gene encoding 30S ribosomal protein S11, coding for MPPKARSNARRTGRRVVKKNVAAGHAYIKSTFNNTIVSITDPHGAVISWASSGHVGFKGSRKSTPFAAQLAAENAARKAMDHGMKSVEVFVKGPGSGRETAIRSLQAAGLEVTKISDVTPQPFNGCRPPKRRRV
- the rpsM gene encoding 30S ribosomal protein S13 gives rise to the protein MARLAGVDLPRNKRMEVALTYIYGIGPARSKQLLKETGISPDLRTDNLTDEQIASLRDVIEATWKVEGDLRRQVQADIRRKIEIGCYQGLRHRRGLPVRGQRTKTNARTRKGPKKTIAGKKK